A window of the Lactuca sativa cultivar Salinas chromosome 7, Lsat_Salinas_v11, whole genome shotgun sequence genome harbors these coding sequences:
- the LOC111883855 gene encoding probable protein phosphatase 2C 60, producing MGVYLSTPKTDKTSDDDENEKLRYGVSSMQGWRTSMEDVHAALLDLDNSTSFFGVYDGHGGQAVSKFCAKYLHQQVLKQEAYAAGDIGTAAQKCFLRMDEMMCGQRGWRELAILGNKMDQFSGMIEGLIWSPKGNDLKCLNDNWSTEEVLSFFLCTHQIY from the exons ATGGGGGTTTACCTAAGCACACCTAAAACTGATAAAACATCCGACGATGATGAGAATGAGAAACTGAGATATGGAGTCTCATCCATGCAAGGATGGCGCACATCAATGGAAGATGTT CATGCTGCTTTACTTGACTTGGACAACTCCACATCTTTCTTTGGCGTTTATGATGGCCATGGAG GTCAGGCAGTCTCTAAGTTCTGTGCCAAGTATCTTCACCAGCAAGTCCTGAAGCAGGAAGCTTATGCTGCTGGTGATATTGGAACTGCTGCCCAGAAATGTTTTCTCAG AATGGATGAGATGATGTGTGGACAACGTGGCTGGAGAGAGTTGGCTATATTGGGAAATAAAATGGATCAATTCAGTGGCATGATAGAGGGACTAATTTGGTCACCAAAGGGTAACGATTTAAAATGTCTAAATGATAATTGGTCTACTGAGGAGGTACTTTCTTTCTTCCTTTGTACACACCAAATATACTGA